A genomic region of Oryza glaberrima chromosome 1, OglaRS2, whole genome shotgun sequence contains the following coding sequences:
- the LOC127783233 gene encoding persulfide dioxygenase ETHE1 homolog, mitochondrial isoform X1, producing MVALLRSCRRLIPHLSACAAAAPSSSSSCAPRVRPISRGLRLLPVVLAMAGYSSGSAAEGRRLLFRQLFEKESSTYTYLLADVGDPEKPAVLIDPVDRTVDRDLNLIKELGLKLVYAMNTHVHADHVTGTGLIKTKLPGVKSVIAKVSKAKADHFIEHGDKIYFGNLFLEVRSTPGHTAGCVTYVTGEGDDQPSPRMAFTGDALLIRACGRTDFQGGSSDELYESVHSQIFTLPKDTLLYPGHDYKGFTVSTVEEEVAYNARLTKDKETFKKIMDNLNLAYPKMIDVAVPANLLCGIQDPPPSKV from the exons ATGGTGGCGCTGCTTCGCTCGTGCCGCCGCCTGATCCCGCACCTgtccgcctgcgccgccgccgcgccgtcgtcgtcatcgtcgtgcGCTCCTCGGGTTAGGCCGATCTCGCGGGGACTGCGGCTGCTGCCGGTGGTGCTCGCAATGGCGGGGTACAGCAGCGGCTCCgccgcggaggggaggaggctgCTGTTCAGGCAGCTGTTCGAGAAGGAGAGCTCCACCTACACCTacctcctcgccgacgtcggGGACCCCGAGAAACCCGCCGTG TTGATTGACCCTGTGGACAGAACAGTTGATAGAGATCTCAATCTTATCAAGGAGTTGGGCTTGAAGCTAGTCTATGCTATGAATACCCATGTGCATGCTGATCATGTCACTGGAACAGGATTAATAAAG ACTAAGTTACCTGGAGTGAAGTCCGTGATTGCAAAAGtaagcaaagcaaaagcagacCATTTTATTGAGCATGGGGACAAAATATACTTCGGTAACCTCTTCCTTGAG GTACGATCTACTCCTGGCCATACTGCTGGCTGTGTGACTTATGTAACAGGTGAAGGCGATGATCAACCTTCACCAAGAATGGCTTTTACTGGTGATGCCTTGCTTATACGTGCATGTGGAAGGACAGACTTTCAG GGAGGAAGTTCTGATGAGCTGTATGAGTCGGTGCATTCGCAG ATTTTCACATTGCCAAAGGATACCCTGCTTTATCCTGGCCATGACTACAAAGGTTTCACA GTAAGTACTGTTGAAGAGGAGGTTGCATATAATGCTCGACTAACAAAGGATAAG GAAACATTCAAGAAAATTATGGACA ACTTGAACTTGGCCTATCCAAAGATGATCGATGTAGCCGTGCCCGCGAATTTGCTCTGCGGTATTCAGGATCCTCCACCATCCAAGGTCTGA
- the LOC127783233 gene encoding persulfide dioxygenase ETHE1 homolog, mitochondrial isoform X2, translating to MVALLRSCRRLIPHLSACAAAAPSSSSSCAPRVRPISRGLRLLPVVLAMAGYSSGSAAEGRRLLFRQLFEKESSTYTYLLADVGDPEKPAVLIDPVDRTVDRDLNLIKELGLKLVYAMNTHVHADHVTGTGLIKTKLPGVKSVIAKVSKAKADHFIEHGDKIYFGNLFLEVRSTPGHTAGCVTYVTGEGDDQPSPRMAFTGDALLIRACGRTDFQGGSSDELYESVHSQIFTLPKDTLLYPGHDYKGFTVSTVEEEVAYNARLTKDKT from the exons ATGGTGGCGCTGCTTCGCTCGTGCCGCCGCCTGATCCCGCACCTgtccgcctgcgccgccgccgcgccgtcgtcgtcatcgtcgtgcGCTCCTCGGGTTAGGCCGATCTCGCGGGGACTGCGGCTGCTGCCGGTGGTGCTCGCAATGGCGGGGTACAGCAGCGGCTCCgccgcggaggggaggaggctgCTGTTCAGGCAGCTGTTCGAGAAGGAGAGCTCCACCTACACCTacctcctcgccgacgtcggGGACCCCGAGAAACCCGCCGTG TTGATTGACCCTGTGGACAGAACAGTTGATAGAGATCTCAATCTTATCAAGGAGTTGGGCTTGAAGCTAGTCTATGCTATGAATACCCATGTGCATGCTGATCATGTCACTGGAACAGGATTAATAAAG ACTAAGTTACCTGGAGTGAAGTCCGTGATTGCAAAAGtaagcaaagcaaaagcagacCATTTTATTGAGCATGGGGACAAAATATACTTCGGTAACCTCTTCCTTGAG GTACGATCTACTCCTGGCCATACTGCTGGCTGTGTGACTTATGTAACAGGTGAAGGCGATGATCAACCTTCACCAAGAATGGCTTTTACTGGTGATGCCTTGCTTATACGTGCATGTGGAAGGACAGACTTTCAG GGAGGAAGTTCTGATGAGCTGTATGAGTCGGTGCATTCGCAG ATTTTCACATTGCCAAAGGATACCCTGCTTTATCCTGGCCATGACTACAAAGGTTTCACA GTAAGTACTGTTGAAGAGGAGGTTGCATATAATGCTCGACTAACAAAGGATAAG ACTTGA
- the LOC127783225 gene encoding peroxidase 19-like, with translation MGSRDGWRLLLLLLGFLLVAPTCRAREAQPLPVLEEEEVVADAAGGRGGAGAAAGGGNRRAPVRHELSLDFYAKTCPAVDQIVGNVTAPRFRDNPGAGPAVLRLFYHDCFVEGCDASILIAPTANNGGGAPRVERDMEENRNLPQEAFDTVEMAKAAVEKACPGVVTCADVLALAARDFVHLAGGPYYAVKKGRKDSRVSLAGKVRGSLPRANSTVDELLRVFAAKGLGAGDLVALSGAHTVGFAHCAHFLGRLYDFGGTRQPDPVMDARLVKALRMSCPYTGGSARVVVPFDVSTPFQFDHAYYANLQARLGLLGSDQALFLDARTRPLVEGLAADRERFFQAFAASMDRMGSVRVKKGRKGEVRRVCSQHLS, from the exons ATGGGTTCCCGCGACGGATGGCggctactcctcctcctcctcggcttccTGCTCGTGGCGCCGACTTGCCGCGCTCGGGAGGCGCAGCCGCTGCCGGTactggaggaagaggaggtggtggcggacgCGGCAGGAGGGCGTGGTGGCGCGGGCGCTGCTGCCGGCGGAGGAAACAGGCGCGCGCCGGTGCGACACGAGCTGTCGCTGGACTTCTACGCCAAGACGTGCCCGGCCGTCGACCAGATCGTCGGCAACGTCACCGCGCCGCGGTTCCGCGACAACCCCGGCGCCGGCCCCGCCGTGCTCCGCCTCTTCtaccacgactgcttcgtcgaa GGGTGCGACGCGTCCATACTGATCGCGCCGACGgccaacaacggcggcggggCGCCGAGGGTGGAGAGGGACATGGAGGAGAACCGGAACCTGCCGCAGGAGGCGTTCGACACGGTGGAGATGGCCAAGGCCGCCGTGGAGAAGGCGTGCCCCGGCGTCGTCACCTGCGCCGACgtcctcgcgctcgccgcccgGGACTTCGTCCACCTg GCAGGTGGGCCCTACTACGCGGTGAAGAAGGGTCGGAAGGACAGCAGGGTGTCCCTGGCGGGCAAGGTGCGGGGCAGCCTCCCGCGCGCCAACTCCACCGTGGACGAGCTCCTCCGCGTGTTCGCCGCCAAGggcctcggcgccggcgacctcgtGGCGCTCTCGGGCGCGCACACCGTCGGGTTCGCGCACTGCGCCCACTTCCTGGGCCGCCTCTACGACTTCGGCGGGACGCGGCAGCCGGACCCGGTGATGGACGCGCGGCTGGTGAAGGCGCTGCGCATGTCGTGCCCCTACACCGGCGGCAGCGCCCGCGTGGTGGTGCCCTTCGACGTGAGCACCCCGTTCCAGTTCGACCACGCCTACTACGCCAACCTGCAGGCGAGGCTGGGACTCCTCGGCTCCGACCAGGCGCTGTTCCTCGACGCGCGCACCAGGCCGCTCGTCGAGGGGCTCGCCGCCGATAGGGAGCGGTTCTTCCAGGCGTTCGCGGCCAGCATGGACAGGATGGGCTCCGTCCGGGTCAAGAAGGGTAGGAAGGGGGAGGTCAGGCGAGTCTGCAGCCAGCACCTGTCCTGA
- the LOC127756591 gene encoding WUSCHEL-related homeobox 7, whose translation MASSNRHWPSMFRSKHATQPWQTQPDMAGSPPSLLSGSSAGSAGGGGYSLKSSPFSSVGEERVPDPKPRWNPRPEQIRILEAIFNSGMVNPPRDEIPRIRMQLQEYGQVGDANVFYWFQNRKSRSKNKLRSGGTGRAGLGLGGNRASAPAAAHREAVAPSFTPPPPILPAPQPVQPQQQLVSPVAAPTSSSSSSSDRSSGSSKPARATSTQAMSVTTAMDLLSPLAAACHQQMLYQGQPLESPPAPAPKVHGIVPHDEPVFLQWPQSPCLSAVDLGAAILGGQYMHLPVPAPQPPSSPGAAGMFWGLCNDVQAPNNTGHKSCAWSAGLGQHWCGSADQLGLGKSSAASIATVSRPEEAHDVDATKHSLLQYGFGITTPAVHVDVTSSAAGVLPPVPSSPSPPNAAVTVASVAATASLTDFAASAISAGAVANNQFQGLADFGLVAGACSGAGAAAAGAPEAGSSVAAVVCVSVAGAAPPLFYPAAHFNVRHYGDEAELLRYRGGSRTEPVPVDESGVTVEPLQQGAVYIVVM comes from the exons ATGGCGTCGTCGAACAGGCACTGGCCGAGCATGTTCAGGTCGAAGCACGCCACGCAGCCGTGGCAGACGCAGCCTGACATGGCCGGGTCgccgccctccctcctctccggctcctccgccggcagcgccggcggcggcggctactccCTCAAGTCGTCGCCCTTCTCGTCAG TGGGCGAGGAGAGGGTTCCGGACCCGAAGCCGCGGTGGAACCCGCGGCCGGAGCAGATCCGGATCCTGGAGGCGATCTTCAACTCCGGCATGGTCAACCCGCCGCGCGACGAGATCCCGCGCATCCGCATGCAGCTGCAGGAGTACGGCCAGGTCGGCGACGCCAACGTCTTCTACTGGTTCCAGAACCGCAAGTCCCGCTCCAAGAACAAGCTGCGCTCCGGCGGGACAGGCCGCGCGGGGCTCGGCCTCGGCGGCAACCGGgcctccgcgccggcggcggcgcaccgggaGGCCGTGGCGCCGTCgttcacgccgccgccaccaatccTCCCGGCGCCCCAGCCGgtgcagccgcagcagcagcttgtCTCGCCTGTGGCGGCGCctacctcgtcgtcgtcttcctcctccgacCGTTCGTCCGGGTCCAGCAAGCCTGCGAGGGCTACGTCGACGCAGGCGATGTCCGTGACGACGGCCATGGACCTgctctcgccgctcgccgcggcgtGCCACCAGCAGATGCTCTATCAAGGCCAGCCACtggagtcgccgccggcgcctgctCCCAAAGTGCACGGCATCGTGCCACACGACGAGCCGGTCTTCCTGCAGTGGCCGCAGAGCCCCTGCCTGTCGGCCGTCGACCTCGGCGCCGCCATTCTTGGCGGCCAGTACATGCACCTGCCGGTGCCCGCTCCgcagccaccgtcgtcgccgggcGCGGCGGGCATGTTCTGGGGGCTCTGCAACGACGTGCAAGCGCCAAACAACACCGGCCACAAGAGCTGCGCCTGGAGCGCCGGGCTCGGCCAGCACTGGTGCGGCTCCGCCGATCAGCTCGGCCTCGGCAAGAGCAGCGCGGCGTCGATCGCCACCGTGTCTAGGCCGGAGGAGGCGCACGACGTCGACGCCACGAAGCACAGTCTGCTACAGTACGGCTTTGGCATCACCACGCCGGCAGTGCACGTGGACGTTACCTCCTCGGCTGCTGGCGTTCTGCCTCCTGttccgtcctcgccgtcgccgccgaacgccgccgtcaccgtcgcgaGCGTGGCCGCCACCGCTAGCCTGACTGATTTTGCTGCAAGTGCTATATCTGCTGGCGCCGTCGCTAACAATCAGTTTCAAG GTCTCGCGGATTTcgggctcgtcgccggcgcctgctccggcgccggagccgccgccgccggcgcgcccgAGGCGGGCAGTTCCGTGGCCGCGGTGGTGTGCGTCAGCGTcgcgggcgccgcgccgccgctcttctACCCGGCCGCGCACTTCAACGTGAGGCACTacggcgacgaggccgagcTGCTCCGCTACAGAGGAGGCAGCCGCACCGAGCCTGTGCCCGTCGACGAGTCGGGCGTCACCGTCGAGCCGCTCCAGCAGGGCGCCGTCTACATTGTTGTCATGTAA